The sequence CGCCGGCAACACCCGAATGTGCCTCAGGCACAAAATTACTTTCAACCTTTATAACCGCCATAACCAAGAACGGATCAAGGTCGTTGGCTTTTGAATATTTTACAATATAATCTGCATACGCAACAGGATATTTGAATTTTTGACTTGTTTGATAACCGCCTAATATACCCAGTACCGCAACAAATATTGCAAGAAGTACAAGGAATGCTTTAAAAATTTTACTCAAAACTATTCCCCTTTATTTTATTAAATAACCCGACAACATCACTTTCAAGCTGTGCAATATCACCGTTATTATATATGATATACATTGAATTTTCCTTATAGAACTCATCATCATTTTGAGCATTAATTCTTTGTATCGCCTGTTCATCGGTAATATTGTCACGCGTCTTAATTCGTGTGATTCTGCTTTGTTTATCAGCAATAACCGACACTATAAATTCACAAAGCGGTTCAACATTACTTCCGATTATCACTGCTCCGTCTATACCAACCAATTCGGCATCAGTCGTGTTTATGTCTTTTACCACTTCCGCCTTTATATATTTATGCGTTATGTTGCTTAATGCCTCTGTTTTTTGTTTGTCAGAAAAAGCGATTGATGCTAATTTCTTTCTATTCAATGTCTTATCGTCATTTAGTATGCTATCACCGAAATAATCGACCAATTCATTAAGACAATCACTGTTTGGTTCTACGATTTCGTGTGCAATTACATCTGTGTCAATAATATGCACACCCAGTTTTTCAAGCATTTTTGAAACAGATGTTTTTCCGCTTCCGCTTCCACCTGTTATACCGAAAACAACCATTTCTATCCCCTCTTAAATGTTCTCAATTTGCCAATCTATCGGTGTTTTACCCATTTCCGTCAACATTCTGTTTGCCGTTTCAAAATGACCGCAGCCGAAAAATCCTCTGTTTGCCGACAACGGACTCGGATGTGCGGCAGTTAAAATTTTATGATAATGATTAGTAATAACCTTTATTTTCTCTTTCGCATTGTTACCCCAAAGCATAAATATTACCGGGTCTTTGCGTTCATTCAAACACTCGACAACTCTGTTGGTAAATATCTCCCAACCTTTGTTTCTGTGTGAATTTGCCTGACCGTCACGGACAGTCAATGCTGAGTTAAGCAACAACACACCTTGCCTTGCCCATTTTTCAAGATAACCGTTATTTGGAATGTACAATCCCAATTCATTATGAAGTTCCTTATACATATTCAATAATGACGGAGGAATTTTAACACCTTTTTGAACCGAGAAAGCCAACCCGTGTGCTTGACCTACTTCATGATACGGGTCTTGACCAAGAATGACAATCTTCGTATTTGCATAAGATGTCCATTTCAAAGCATTAAAAATATCATACATATCAGGATGAATACAATGCAATTTATATTCAGATTTCAAAAAAGCACGAAGTTTCAGATAATATTCTTTACTAAATTCATCTTTAAGAATTTCGTCCCAATCATTTCCTATATTAACCACTCAATTCACTCCTAAATAATTATCTTATATATATTATACCAAAAAATCGTTTAAATTGCAATTAGATTATAAAATTATAAACAAATATTTATATTTGTAAAATAGATTTGATTTGAAATACAAAAAAGAACAGTCCGTATGGACTGTTCTTTTAAGATACTTTAATATCAATTATTGAGCATCAACGAATGTATCGAAGATTACCTTAGCTGACTGAGCTCTTGTAGCATTTGAATGTGGTTCAAATGTTGTATCAGTCATACCGTTGATAATACCGGCCTTTTGAAGAGTCATAACTGCTTCAAATGCGTAATCTGAGATTTCATGTGAATCCTCAAATGTGATTTCAGCATTTACAGGTTCAAGTGACTTGTTCATGATTTTAGCTGTCTTATATGTCATAAGAGCCATATCTTGTCTTGTGATTAGGTCATTAGGACCGAAGTTACCGTCACCGTAGCCTGAAACGATACCAAGTTGACTTGCAACTGATACTGCATTGTAGTACCAAGCTGTTGAAGGAACGTCTGCGAATGTTGATTCACCTTTGGCGTTAAGAGCGTTGATAGCACCCATTAGAATCTGGCAGTATTCTGCTCTTGTGATGTTTGCATTAGGATCGAATGTATATTGATCTCTACCGTTAATCATACCTCTCATAGCAAGTCCGTTGATTGCTGTTCTTGCCCATTCAACTGAGTCAAGATCCTGGAAGTCTGGCTTGTAGTTAGTATTTGTGTTAGGTGTTGTTACAGCACCTGTGTTACCAGGAGCGATTATGCCAGGGCCACCACCTGAAGTTGTACCGTCATTACCACCAGTTGTTGTAGAAGCCTTCTTAACTGTAACCTTTACAGATGCTGACTTTTCGTTACCTTCAGTATCTTTGTATGTTGCTGTGATTGTAACTGTACCAGGCTTATCATTTGCAACGTAAGTAGCCTTTGTTTCACCCTTAGAATTGATTTCTGTAGGTGTACCGAAGATTACTGCATACTTTTCATCATCATCTGTTGTGAATGCAACCTTAGCACCGTCTTTTGCGTTCTTAACTGTAGCTGTTACAGTGAACTTCTTATCAAATTCAACAGTTGTTGATGAAGCCTTAACTGAGATTGATGGCTCAGATGGCTTAGCTGTCGGCTTAGCAGGTGTTAGAGTGTTATCCTTAGGATCAACAATTTGTTCTGCATTACCTTCAGCATCAATAGCATTAACTGTTGTTGAAACATTATTTACAGAGCTATTGTAGATATTGTATGTTAGACCGTTGATAACGTCTGCCATATCAGCATCTGTGTAACCTGAAATTAGGTTCTTGTATTCAGCTTCTGTTAGAGTTTTACCATTGTATACAGCTTCATAATCTTCACCGTATACAGCATCCTGGTCACCCTTCTTAACATCTACTGTTAGGTAAACGTCCTTACCTGCATCTTTAGCTGCCTTAATTGCATCACCATAACCAGTTGATACAACGCTCTTCAATGCAACTGTCTTAACAGGGTTAACTGTAGGAACAGGTTCTGTTGATGGTGTAACTACTGTTGATGCAGCTGTCATACCATCTGATACATATACAGCACCATTGTTATCCTGGATACCTGCTTCGTCTGTCAATGTTAGTGCAACTGGTGCTGTCAAAGCTGTTGGAAGTGAAATTGTAATTGTAACAAGCTTATTATCAGCAAATGTTACACCCTTACCTGACATATCAAGGAATCCTACATACAAAATACCGTCTGCAACATTTGTTGTTAGTGATTGTGTTGATGCTGATTCTGCTTTTACATTATCAGTTGTAACACCTTCCGGAACTGTCATTGCGATTGTGAAGTTGCTTAGAGCACCTTCAGTTCCTGATGCAGTTGCATTAACTGTTATTGTCTTGTTATCACTTGAGATTGATGATGTAAGACCAATACCTTTGCCTACTACTGGAACATCTGTAGGAACAGGTGTTACGTCTGGATTTACTGTAGGAACAGGAGCTATTGTTGGACGTGCAGGTGATGTTGGCTTTGGTGTCGGCTTGCCTGATGGTATAACTGTTACTGATGAGGCTTTCATACCATCTGATACATATATAGCACCATTGTTATCCTGGATACCTGCTTCGTCTGTCAATGTCATTGTCACATCATCTGTAAGAGCTGTTGGAAGTGAAATTGTAATTGTAACAAGCTTATTGTCAGCAAATGTTACACCCTTACCTGACATATCAAGGAATCCTACATACAAAATACCGTCTGCAACATTTGTTGTTAGTGATTGTGTTGATGCTGATTCTGCTTTTACATTATCAGTTGTAACACCTTCTGGAACTGTCATTGCGATTGTGAAGTTGCTTAGAGCACCTTCTGTTCCTACGGCTGTTGCATTAACTGTTATTGTTTTGTTGTCTTTTGAAATATCTGCACTAAGATCAATTCCCT comes from Hominilimicola fabiformis and encodes:
- the coaE gene encoding dephospho-CoA kinase (Dephospho-CoA kinase (CoaE) performs the final step in coenzyme A biosynthesis.) is translated as MVVFGITGGSGSGKTSVSKMLEKLGVHIIDTDVIAHEIVEPNSDCLNELVDYFGDSILNDDKTLNRKKLASIAFSDKQKTEALSNITHKYIKAEVVKDINTTDAELVGIDGAVIIGSNVEPLCEFIVSVIADKQSRITRIKTRDNITDEQAIQRINAQNDDEFYKENSMYIIYNNGDIAQLESDVVGLFNKIKGNSFE
- a CDS encoding uracil-DNA glycosylase → MVNIGNDWDEILKDEFSKEYYLKLRAFLKSEYKLHCIHPDMYDIFNALKWTSYANTKIVILGQDPYHEVGQAHGLAFSVQKGVKIPPSLLNMYKELHNELGLYIPNNGYLEKWARQGVLLLNSALTVRDGQANSHRNKGWEIFTNRVVECLNERKDPVIFMLWGNNAKEKIKVITNHYHKILTAAHPSPLSANRGFFGCGHFETANRMLTEMGKTPIDWQIENI
- a CDS encoding S-layer homology domain-containing protein yields the protein MKNKKIISLICALAMIFTMFSAITVNAADAKGIDLSADISKDNKTITVNATAVGTEGALSNFTIAMTVPEGVTTDNVKAESASTQSLTTNVADGILYVGFLDMSGKGVTFADNKLVTITISLPTALTDDVTMTLTDEAGIQDNNGAIYVSDGMKASSVTVIPSGKPTPKPTSPARPTIAPVPTVNPDVTPVPTDVPVVGKGIGLTSSISSDNKTITVNATASGTEGALSNFTIAMTVPEGVTTDNVKAESASTQSLTTNVADGILYVGFLDMSGKGVTFADNKLVTITISLPTALTAPVALTLTDEAGIQDNNGAVYVSDGMTAASTVVTPSTEPVPTVNPVKTVALKSVVSTGYGDAIKAAKDAGKDVYLTVDVKKGDQDAVYGEDYEAVYNGKTLTEAEYKNLISGYTDADMADVINGLTYNIYNSSVNNVSTTVNAIDAEGNAEQIVDPKDNTLTPAKPTAKPSEPSISVKASSTTVEFDKKFTVTATVKNAKDGAKVAFTTDDDEKYAVIFGTPTEINSKGETKATYVANDKPGTVTITATYKDTEGNEKSASVKVTVKKASTTTGGNDGTTSGGGPGIIAPGNTGAVTTPNTNTNYKPDFQDLDSVEWARTAINGLAMRGMINGRDQYTFDPNANITRAEYCQILMGAINALNAKGESTFADVPSTAWYYNAVSVASQLGIVSGYGDGNFGPNDLITRQDMALMTYKTAKIMNKSLEPVNAEITFEDSHEISDYAFEAVMTLQKAGIINGMTDTTFEPHSNATRAQSAKVIFDTFVDAQ